Proteins encoded together in one Chitinophaga sp. LS1 window:
- a CDS encoding sensor histidine kinase — MQISSKEVLFLIGLTTIIFLIAPLFLIVYVNLYNRRKKKHAEEKESLRQAFDTELLKTQMEVQEQTLKTIGYDLHDNIGQLLGLTVMTLGSINVQDTEKAGEKVAAAEALAKRAVKELRALSRLLHGEELLSRGLVDAIAFELEYLERSDLFRISYTHPDTPLPPVADKATITFRLFQEILNNIVRHAQAKEIVINLAFAGNVLTLSIQDNGNGFDVAEIMKQHKGMGLQNIQKRAGMIGGHTQIQSAPGAGTTIKITIPY, encoded by the coding sequence ATGCAGATTTCTTCAAAGGAAGTATTATTCCTCATCGGTCTCACAACCATAATTTTTCTGATTGCCCCTTTGTTCCTGATCGTATACGTGAACCTTTATAACCGACGGAAAAAGAAGCATGCGGAAGAAAAGGAAAGCCTGAGACAGGCATTTGACACCGAATTGTTGAAAACCCAAATGGAGGTCCAGGAGCAAACCCTGAAGACCATTGGCTACGACTTACATGACAATATCGGACAGTTGCTGGGCCTTACGGTAATGACCCTGGGCTCTATCAACGTACAAGATACTGAAAAGGCCGGCGAAAAGGTGGCCGCGGCGGAAGCACTTGCCAAAAGGGCGGTGAAAGAGCTGCGGGCACTGTCCCGGTTATTGCATGGCGAAGAACTCCTGAGCAGGGGCCTGGTAGATGCTATTGCCTTTGAACTCGAGTACCTGGAACGATCGGACCTGTTTCGTATTTCCTATACACACCCCGATACCCCCCTCCCTCCCGTTGCAGATAAAGCGACGATCACCTTCCGTCTATTCCAGGAGATCCTGAATAATATCGTGCGGCATGCACAGGCCAAAGAAATTGTTATTAACTTAGCGTTTGCTGGTAATGTATTAACCTTATCTATACAGGATAATGGTAATGGATTTGATGTGGCTGAAATCATGAAGCAGCACAAAGGCATGGGATTACAGAATATCCAGAAGCGGGCAGGCATGATTGGCGGGCATACACAGATCCAATCAGCACCCGGTGCCGGCACTACGATTAAGATAACGATTCCTTACTAA
- a CDS encoding ABC transporter permease, whose protein sequence is MIRNYFKIAYRNLVSNKLYTGINILGLSLGILSCVAIWVTCKFELSYENFQPDKAQIYRIVGDIMRPDGRHDFFSMPPDPAADAIRGHISGMSEVADLHAFYTKVDVPNGKRFPAADFHDHPSDIIITGPAYFQVFTYQWLIGSPNTALSEPFKVVLTESKAYKYFGRIPLQDIVGKTLLYADSLPLTVAGIVKDYAANSDFRFTDFVSISTVPNSFLVNKHIYSKQWGGYFARTQVFAKLLPGAGIATINKQLTALLLQNISLQKGEQKNLFLQPLSELHFDVKYHDFFSKQVHLPTLYGLLAIAGFILLIAVVNFINLSTVQSIKRSKEIGVRKVLGGSRQSLIFQFLSETFLITLAAMILVLMLVYPVLNGLQNFVPAGAVATVFSTQNILMLIGLLVITTLLAGIYPAIVLSGAIPVISLKSNTRERGYLRKVLVVFQFTISLVFIIGTLVVQKQLDYVIHTDLGFKSAAIININTSPEYERSKVDVLADMLRRIPGVELVSTSNGTPAAASHWGTALKYNGGKEPLKADCQLQWIDENYVPLYQLKLVAGRNVQASDSMREFLINESAAKALGFAHPEDAIGKIVESGMNDDASPICPIVGVVADFHAQSLHEVIKPTFFTASKMFAINLSVKMHSANFSQIAAAFNKVYPNEEFEYKFFDNTIAGFYAKEQKTAAILNTATTMAILISCMGLLGLAAFSIRQRTKEIGLRKILGASVGNIVLLLTRNFIALVLIAIVIATPLAWYAMEHWLADFAYRVNISIGLFLFAGILAVGITIITVSFQAVSAALVNPAKSIKTE, encoded by the coding sequence ATGATCAGGAATTATTTCAAAATCGCCTATAGAAATCTGGTCAGTAATAAGCTGTACACAGGCATCAATATTCTAGGACTTTCACTAGGTATCCTATCCTGCGTTGCCATTTGGGTTACGTGCAAATTCGAGTTGAGTTATGAGAACTTCCAACCTGATAAAGCGCAAATTTACAGGATAGTAGGAGATATCATGAGGCCAGATGGCAGGCATGATTTCTTTTCAATGCCGCCGGATCCTGCTGCAGACGCCATCAGGGGGCATATCAGTGGAATGTCCGAGGTAGCGGATCTTCACGCATTTTATACCAAAGTCGATGTACCTAATGGAAAGCGGTTTCCTGCTGCTGACTTTCATGATCATCCTTCAGATATCATCATAACAGGACCTGCATACTTTCAGGTATTTACCTATCAGTGGTTGATCGGATCTCCGAATACAGCGCTATCAGAACCCTTTAAAGTGGTATTGACCGAAAGCAAAGCGTATAAATATTTCGGTCGCATTCCATTACAGGATATAGTAGGAAAGACACTGCTTTATGCAGATTCCCTACCGCTGACAGTAGCAGGTATAGTAAAAGATTATGCCGCTAATTCTGATTTCAGGTTTACAGATTTTGTTTCAATCAGTACAGTACCGAATAGTTTCCTGGTGAATAAGCACATTTATTCCAAACAATGGGGTGGCTACTTTGCCCGTACACAAGTATTTGCCAAACTACTCCCGGGAGCAGGGATAGCAACAATCAACAAACAGCTGACAGCTTTATTACTTCAAAATATCTCCCTGCAAAAAGGCGAACAGAAAAACCTCTTTTTACAACCTTTGTCTGAACTTCATTTTGATGTAAAATATCACGACTTCTTTTCGAAGCAGGTGCATTTACCTACCTTATATGGCTTGCTGGCCATAGCAGGTTTTATTCTTCTGATTGCGGTGGTCAATTTCATCAACCTGTCTACCGTTCAGTCTATCAAGCGGTCAAAAGAGATCGGGGTAAGAAAGGTCTTAGGTGGCAGCAGACAGAGTTTGATTTTCCAATTTCTGAGCGAAACGTTTTTGATTACCCTGGCAGCGATGATATTGGTGCTGATGCTGGTGTATCCAGTATTAAATGGATTGCAGAATTTTGTACCTGCTGGTGCCGTAGCCACTGTTTTTTCTACACAAAATATATTGATGCTGATTGGACTACTGGTCATTACGACATTGCTGGCGGGGATCTATCCGGCCATTGTATTGTCAGGTGCCATTCCAGTGATCAGTTTGAAAAGCAATACAAGAGAACGGGGTTATTTAAGAAAAGTATTGGTCGTATTTCAGTTCACCATTTCGCTGGTATTTATTATTGGTACCCTGGTAGTACAGAAACAACTGGATTATGTAATACATACAGATCTTGGTTTTAAGAGTGCCGCTATTATTAATATAAATACCAGTCCGGAGTACGAACGATCTAAGGTCGATGTACTGGCAGATATGCTGCGACGTATACCCGGAGTGGAATTGGTGAGTACAAGTAATGGCACTCCTGCTGCGGCATCACATTGGGGTACAGCGTTGAAATATAATGGCGGAAAAGAACCCCTAAAAGCGGATTGCCAGTTGCAATGGATAGATGAAAACTATGTCCCGTTGTACCAGTTAAAACTGGTAGCCGGCAGGAATGTACAGGCATCTGATAGTATGAGAGAGTTTCTCATCAATGAAAGTGCGGCGAAGGCGCTGGGGTTTGCCCATCCGGAAGATGCGATTGGAAAGATTGTGGAAAGCGGAATGAATGATGACGCCTCTCCTATCTGTCCGATTGTAGGTGTGGTGGCTGATTTTCATGCGCAGTCATTGCATGAAGTGATCAAGCCTACATTTTTTACAGCATCTAAAATGTTCGCGATCAACCTGAGTGTAAAAATGCATAGCGCTAATTTCTCTCAAATTGCAGCTGCATTTAATAAGGTATATCCGAATGAGGAGTTTGAATATAAATTCTTTGACAATACGATAGCCGGGTTCTATGCAAAGGAACAAAAGACGGCAGCCATCCTGAATACAGCAACTACAATGGCGATATTGATTTCCTGTATGGGGCTGCTAGGGTTGGCCGCCTTTAGTATTCGTCAGCGTACCAAGGAAATTGGTCTGCGTAAGATACTAGGTGCCAGTGTAGGGAATATTGTTCTATTATTGACCCGGAACTTTATTGCCTTAGTATTGATAGCTATTGTAATTGCAACACCGCTTGCTTGGTATGCAATGGAGCATTGGCTTGCGGATTTTGCTTACAGGGTGAATATATCAATTGGGTTATTTTTATTTGCCGGAATCCTGGCTGTCGGTATAACAATAATAACAGTAAGTTTCCAGGCAGTGAGTGCGGCCCTCGTAAATCCTGCAAAAAGTATAAAAACGGAGTAA
- a CDS encoding putative 2-dehydropantoate 2-reductase, whose amino-acid sequence MKFAIVGTGAIGGFYGAMLANAGEEVHFLLNSDYAAVKEEGLHLISEVFSDIHLDKVNAFQQSADMPVCDVILVCLKTTSNESLLPSLVKPLLHDKSVIILIQNGLGVEADVAAMFPGVGVAGATALISVNKVGPGQMHHLDYGDIEIGNHNIQDTGIIDQVVAAFDKTGLIAKKAPDLNTLRWKKLVWNITFNGMSVVLNTTANKLLADKATYELSKAIMHEVINGANACGAQLPETMVYDMLQFTIAMRPYAPSMKLDFDNKRPLELKYIYENPVEMAKAAGYYMSKVDMLLRQLLFLSKY is encoded by the coding sequence ATGAAATTTGCGATAGTAGGAACCGGTGCCATCGGAGGATTTTATGGCGCCATGTTAGCCAATGCCGGCGAGGAAGTACACTTTTTATTAAATAGTGACTATGCCGCAGTAAAGGAAGAAGGACTCCACCTCATATCTGAAGTATTCAGCGATATTCATTTAGACAAGGTAAACGCATTTCAACAGTCGGCAGACATGCCCGTTTGCGATGTGATATTGGTGTGTTTAAAGACCACCAGTAATGAAAGCTTACTGCCTTCCTTAGTCAAACCTTTATTGCACGACAAGTCCGTCATTATCCTGATACAAAATGGCCTCGGTGTGGAAGCAGATGTAGCAGCCATGTTCCCGGGTGTAGGCGTAGCAGGTGCTACAGCGTTGATTTCAGTGAATAAGGTCGGCCCCGGACAAATGCATCACCTCGACTATGGAGATATCGAAATTGGCAATCATAATATACAGGATACAGGTATTATCGACCAGGTGGTAGCCGCATTTGATAAAACAGGATTGATCGCTAAAAAAGCACCAGACCTGAATACGCTACGCTGGAAGAAGCTGGTATGGAACATCACATTCAATGGAATGTCAGTAGTACTGAATACTACAGCCAACAAGCTGCTGGCTGATAAAGCTACTTATGAATTGTCTAAAGCGATCATGCATGAAGTGATTAATGGGGCAAATGCCTGCGGTGCACAGTTGCCGGAAACAATGGTATATGATATGCTGCAATTTACGATAGCAATGCGCCCTTATGCGCCGAGTATGAAATTGGATTTTGACAACAAGCGCCCGCTTGAGTTGAAATACATTTATGAAAATCCCGTAGAGATGGCGAAAGCAGCAGGGTATTATATGTCTAAAGTAGATATGTTGCTGCGGCAGTTATTGTTTCTGAGTAAATATTAA
- a CDS encoding LysR substrate-binding domain-containing protein: MTYLRLMELRQLRYFVKTAEILNFTEAASMLYISQSTLSQQVKQLEEELNTPLFDRIGKKVMLTEAGKLFLPYARQSIQNAEDGQHLLQDLQELETGELAIGVTYGLQALLTPALMEFSARYPRIKIIVASGPSLDLLEKLRQVQLDFVLSFTPAQKNDVLISQTLFESRLSLIVPVNDPLSARKSVDIKEVESLPLLMPSKAFNTRSFLDKMFEKNKIYPDIRMELSDISILLQLVATGRWYTVLTTASLVGQTAVQAVTITGKEMSRQATISWPANAYRKKAAMVFAEMLQQFGGE, from the coding sequence ATGACCTACCTTCGTCTCATGGAACTACGCCAATTGCGCTATTTCGTGAAAACAGCAGAAATCCTAAACTTTACGGAAGCTGCAAGTATGCTTTATATCAGTCAAAGTACCCTTTCTCAGCAGGTAAAACAGCTGGAAGAAGAACTGAATACCCCTCTTTTTGACAGAATAGGCAAAAAAGTGATGCTCACAGAGGCCGGCAAGCTTTTTCTGCCCTATGCCAGACAGAGCATTCAGAACGCAGAAGACGGCCAACACCTGCTGCAAGACCTGCAGGAACTGGAAACGGGTGAACTCGCCATCGGTGTCACCTATGGTTTGCAAGCCCTGCTCACCCCTGCCTTAATGGAGTTCTCTGCCCGGTACCCCCGCATAAAGATCATCGTGGCCTCGGGGCCTTCCCTGGATCTGTTGGAAAAACTACGACAGGTACAACTGGATTTTGTGCTCTCTTTTACTCCTGCCCAGAAGAATGATGTCCTGATCTCACAGACATTGTTCGAATCCCGTTTATCCCTCATCGTTCCAGTCAATGATCCACTCAGTGCACGCAAAAGTGTAGATATAAAAGAAGTGGAAAGTCTGCCATTGCTCATGCCTTCCAAAGCCTTCAACACCCGGAGTTTCCTGGATAAAATGTTTGAGAAAAATAAGATCTATCCTGATATCAGAATGGAACTGAGCGACATCAGTATATTATTACAACTGGTGGCTACAGGGCGCTGGTATACCGTATTAACAACAGCTTCGCTGGTGGGTCAGACCGCGGTACAGGCTGTGACGATCACCGGAAAGGAAATGAGCAGACAGGCCACCATCTCGTGGCCAGCAAATGCTTATCGGAAAAAAGCGGCGATGGTATTTGCAGAAATGCTGCAACAGTTTGGAGGAGAATGA
- a CDS encoding type IX secretion system membrane protein PorP/SprF yields MMKRGFILLLCMALGKSTFAQQEAQFSQYMFNGIYINPAYAGYKEELYLHAFYRAQWTGIEGAPRSFSVSADNIANDGNVGWGIQAVADKLGAQTNQTLYASYAYRIRMNEDGTSRLSFGISGGLVNLAVNTSLLTTTDPEDDMPVGTLTTTVPDARAGVFYADDNFYAGVSVDNLVAPHINKSKYVYIATPRPHYYVTAGALFKLNDQLSLKPSFLLKDDRGGPTSLDVNAFLLITDKLWLGGSYRTSVSLYDKAYLQKTLTTRDAAVAAIEIFPMPTLRIGYAYDFSIGPLQSYSNGSHEISIGFTIPTNKDHVNLRKLGISCPKVF; encoded by the coding sequence ATGATGAAAAGAGGTTTTATATTGTTGCTATGTATGGCGTTGGGCAAATCGACATTTGCCCAACAAGAAGCGCAGTTCAGCCAATATATGTTTAACGGCATCTACATCAACCCGGCGTATGCAGGCTATAAAGAGGAATTATACCTGCATGCGTTCTATCGGGCGCAGTGGACTGGAATAGAAGGAGCTCCCCGGAGCTTCTCTGTTTCTGCCGATAATATTGCAAACGACGGAAATGTGGGTTGGGGCATTCAGGCGGTCGCCGACAAACTCGGTGCCCAGACCAACCAAACCCTCTATGCCAGTTATGCCTATCGCATACGCATGAATGAAGACGGCACTTCCCGTTTGTCTTTCGGTATCAGCGGTGGCCTGGTTAACCTCGCGGTGAACACGTCTTTGCTCACCACCACCGATCCTGAAGACGATATGCCTGTCGGTACGTTGACGACCACTGTACCCGATGCCAGGGCTGGTGTATTTTATGCAGATGATAACTTCTATGCCGGCGTTTCTGTAGACAACCTCGTAGCACCGCATATCAACAAGTCTAAATATGTGTATATCGCTACACCTCGTCCACATTATTATGTAACCGCTGGTGCTTTGTTCAAACTGAATGACCAGCTTTCCCTCAAACCTTCTTTTTTATTGAAAGACGACAGGGGAGGACCCACTAGTTTAGATGTCAATGCTTTCTTGCTGATTACAGATAAACTCTGGCTGGGAGGCTCTTACAGAACCAGTGTCTCCCTATACGATAAAGCCTATCTGCAAAAGACGCTGACCACAAGAGACGCTGCGGTTGCTGCGATTGAAATATTCCCGATGCCTACCCTCCGTATCGGTTATGCCTATGACTTTTCTATTGGCCCATTACAGAGCTATAGCAACGGATCTCATGAAATATCCATTGGATTTACAATTCCTACAAACAAGGACCACGTAAATTTGCGTAAATTGGGTATCTCATGTCCCAAAGTATTTTAA
- a CDS encoding response regulator transcription factor translates to MAEKQTTIAIIDDHTLFRQGMISLLSEFPEISIVFDASNGEDMKTKLTKFPLPEVILMDISMPVMDGFESTRWLRENYPDVHVLALSMFEEEKPIIKMLKNGAGGYLLKESKMTDVVHAIRTISEQGFFINELVSFKLLRNIQGHLAGNNAPEKLSSNEIKFLELCCTEYTYKEIADQMNLSPHTIDNYRQDLFQRFGIKSRTGLVLFAIKNELITLK, encoded by the coding sequence ATGGCTGAAAAGCAAACCACGATTGCCATTATTGACGATCATACCCTGTTCCGTCAGGGAATGATAAGCCTGCTGTCCGAGTTTCCGGAAATCTCTATTGTATTTGATGCCTCTAATGGAGAGGATATGAAGACCAAGCTGACTAAATTTCCTTTGCCGGAGGTTATTTTGATGGATATAAGTATGCCCGTGATGGATGGGTTTGAGAGTACCCGATGGTTGCGGGAGAATTATCCGGATGTACATGTGCTGGCACTGAGCATGTTTGAAGAAGAGAAGCCGATCATTAAAATGCTGAAGAATGGTGCGGGTGGATATTTGCTGAAGGAGTCGAAGATGACAGATGTGGTGCATGCGATCAGGACGATCAGTGAACAGGGATTCTTTATTAATGAGTTGGTATCGTTTAAATTACTGCGAAATATTCAGGGACATCTGGCGGGAAATAACGCACCGGAGAAGCTGAGTAGTAATGAGATTAAGTTTTTAGAGTTGTGTTGTACGGAGTATACATATAAGGAAATTGCGGATCAGATGAATTTGAGTCCGCATACGATAGATAATTACAGACAGGATTTATTTCAACGATTTGGAATCAAATCCAGAACTGGTTTAGTGTTGTTTGCGATAAAGAATGAGTTGATTACATTGAAGTAA
- a CDS encoding phage tail protein, whose translation MTIQNATTVSTGLPIGAIATFGGDLSNSDQLQALEKEGWLLCDGSSFSTKEYPELYTAIGNAHGGDESYFNIPDLIGRFLRGTLHKARGTDPDAKNRVAAAPGGATGNHTGSLQKTATGLPASLWSLSITGAHNHTCGRLTANMHRAWSGSRQEMARGNQTIATEPAGAHFHTLTGFDNATLPINVALYFVIKCRAPQVPAGILPAGTITAFGGPLPHIPAEWLYCDGKPYAYTDHPALSETILGNFGGDGLKIINVPDLRGYFLRGTSHLTNRDPDADTRHALHKGGNTGDNIGSVEYYATASPPGITTTTAGAHNHQVESVPVSTQTAAKGATGFNAYNCIAWTDDTEQTNTAGEHLHTIQGGDQETRPENIYADFLIAAADIVGAAPPVGTIMPFGGDITDRDVQIKLQSAGWFPCDGSSLRRHTYRELFDIIGTHFGGAPLTFSLPDLRGYFVTGAGKLKVGTIQVISTTGLPANPIITTTNGKHTHAIYRVPAERHAIDPSDGYELAAFNAEVSETSNDGDHSHLVAGGDRESRPINVNVDYIIRFK comes from the coding sequence ATGACTATCCAAAATGCTACAACTGTTTCCACTGGACTCCCTATAGGTGCGATCGCCACCTTTGGTGGAGACCTCTCCAACAGCGATCAGTTGCAGGCATTAGAAAAAGAAGGTTGGTTATTGTGCGATGGTAGCTCATTCTCTACCAAAGAATATCCAGAACTCTACACCGCCATTGGCAACGCCCACGGCGGAGACGAATCATATTTCAACATTCCCGATCTTATCGGACGTTTTTTGAGAGGGACATTACACAAAGCCAGGGGTACAGACCCGGATGCCAAAAACCGGGTCGCAGCCGCACCTGGGGGAGCTACCGGCAACCATACCGGCTCTTTGCAAAAGACTGCCACCGGTCTGCCTGCATCACTTTGGTCCCTCTCCATCACCGGCGCCCATAACCATACCTGCGGCAGGCTTACCGCCAATATGCACAGGGCCTGGAGCGGCTCCCGGCAAGAAATGGCCAGAGGTAATCAAACAATCGCCACAGAACCGGCGGGCGCACACTTTCACACTCTCACAGGATTTGACAACGCGACCCTGCCGATTAACGTGGCTTTATATTTCGTCATAAAATGCCGTGCACCACAAGTGCCTGCTGGCATCTTACCGGCAGGCACTATTACCGCCTTCGGAGGCCCACTGCCTCACATACCGGCAGAATGGCTCTACTGCGATGGCAAACCGTATGCATATACGGATCACCCTGCCCTGTCAGAAACGATACTGGGCAACTTTGGCGGAGATGGTCTTAAAATTATTAACGTCCCGGACTTAAGGGGATATTTTCTCAGAGGTACTAGTCACTTAACTAACAGGGACCCGGATGCGGATACCCGCCATGCCCTTCACAAAGGGGGAAACACGGGCGACAACATCGGCTCAGTGGAGTATTATGCCACAGCATCTCCTCCCGGCATTACCACCACAACAGCCGGTGCACACAATCACCAGGTCGAAAGTGTGCCCGTGTCTACCCAAACTGCGGCCAAAGGCGCCACAGGATTCAATGCCTACAACTGTATCGCATGGACGGACGACACCGAACAAACAAACACCGCCGGCGAACATCTGCACACCATCCAGGGCGGCGACCAGGAAACAAGGCCTGAAAATATCTACGCCGATTTCCTCATTGCTGCAGCAGACATCGTTGGCGCAGCCCCTCCTGTAGGCACCATCATGCCTTTTGGTGGCGACATAACGGACAGGGATGTACAAATAAAACTGCAGTCAGCAGGCTGGTTTCCCTGCGACGGTAGCTCCCTGCGCAGACATACTTACCGCGAATTGTTTGACATAATCGGTACACACTTCGGTGGGGCGCCACTCACTTTTTCCCTGCCCGATCTGCGTGGTTATTTTGTAACAGGAGCCGGCAAACTAAAAGTTGGCACCATACAGGTGATCTCTACTACTGGCTTGCCAGCCAATCCGATTATCACAACTACCAATGGAAAGCATACACATGCTATCTACCGGGTGCCCGCCGAAAGGCATGCGATAGATCCTTCGGATGGTTATGAACTGGCAGCCTTCAATGCAGAAGTAAGTGAGACTTCAAATGATGGCGATCACTCCCATCTTGTTGCTGGCGGCGACCGGGAGTCAAGACCAATCAATGTAAATGTAGATTACATCATCCGCTTTAAATAG
- a CDS encoding arylsulfatase, with product MKLRVAHLLFLFLGISVKAQQRPNIIVILSDDMGYSDIGCYGSEIHTPNLDQLAQTGIRFSQFYNGARCCPTRASLLTGLYPHQAGMGWMRDTDYQLPGYRGDLNPKATTMAEVAKSAGYSTFLTGKWHVSQNIKEDGAKTSWPLQRGFDRYYGTIQGAGSYFDPAALCRDNHLISPFTDPEYKTDSFYYTDAITHEAIRFIKERDASKPFFLYVTYTAAHWPLHAKPADIAKYKGKYDKGWDAVRDARFRKLRQEGLLSNNTELAPADYPGWDNGVDKAVQAARMEIYAAIIDDMDQGIGAILATLKQQGIDNNTVIMYMQDNGGCAEDIGATGATGNWAPHPETLKPLKKDEISYATIPQITRDGKLVQKGKGVIGGPDSTYISYGKFWANVSNTPFREYKHWVHEGGISTPLIVHYPGMITGKNKITPFVGHIIDIMPTIVELTGAKYTGSIPLEGVSLVPLFKGKSLDRGKAICWEHEMNKAVRLGDWKLVSKGELLKDKEHYKEGKWELYNMKKDRSELHDLSELYPEKVQELSAIWNAYARRVGVLPAPWKPLLDLN from the coding sequence ATGAAACTTCGTGTAGCCCATCTGCTATTTTTATTTCTTGGAATTTCTGTAAAGGCGCAGCAACGCCCGAATATCATTGTCATCTTAAGTGATGACATGGGGTATTCTGATATTGGTTGTTATGGAAGTGAGATCCATACACCGAATCTGGATCAGCTGGCCCAGACAGGGATACGGTTTTCACAGTTTTATAACGGGGCAAGGTGCTGTCCTACCCGGGCATCCCTGCTCACAGGCTTGTATCCCCATCAGGCAGGAATGGGCTGGATGCGGGATACGGATTACCAGTTGCCCGGTTACAGAGGAGACCTGAACCCTAAAGCAACTACGATGGCAGAGGTAGCTAAGTCCGCAGGCTATTCAACATTCCTGACAGGTAAATGGCATGTGAGTCAAAATATCAAAGAGGATGGGGCCAAAACAAGCTGGCCGCTACAGCGTGGGTTTGACCGGTATTATGGCACGATACAGGGTGCGGGTAGTTATTTCGATCCGGCGGCATTGTGCAGAGACAATCATTTGATCTCTCCTTTTACAGATCCTGAATATAAGACAGATAGCTTTTATTATACAGATGCCATTACACATGAGGCCATCCGGTTTATAAAAGAAAGAGATGCCAGCAAACCTTTCTTTCTATATGTTACCTATACAGCGGCACACTGGCCATTGCATGCAAAGCCGGCAGATATTGCAAAATACAAAGGGAAGTATGATAAAGGTTGGGATGCGGTGCGGGATGCTCGATTCAGAAAGCTACGGCAGGAAGGTTTATTATCCAACAATACAGAATTAGCGCCGGCGGATTATCCCGGTTGGGATAACGGGGTTGATAAAGCAGTGCAGGCCGCACGCATGGAAATATATGCAGCGATAATAGATGATATGGACCAGGGTATTGGGGCCATTCTTGCCACTTTAAAACAGCAAGGCATTGACAATAACACCGTCATCATGTACATGCAGGACAATGGCGGTTGTGCGGAAGATATTGGTGCTACAGGGGCTACAGGTAACTGGGCACCACATCCGGAAACGCTGAAGCCTTTGAAAAAAGATGAAATCTCTTATGCCACCATTCCGCAAATTACCAGGGATGGAAAGCTGGTACAGAAAGGTAAAGGTGTGATTGGGGGACCAGATTCTACCTATATCTCTTATGGAAAGTTCTGGGCGAATGTGTCCAATACCCCATTTAGAGAATATAAACATTGGGTACATGAAGGCGGCATCTCTACGCCGCTCATTGTTCATTATCCGGGTATGATCACCGGAAAGAATAAGATAACGCCTTTTGTGGGACATATCATTGATATTATGCCAACGATCGTAGAATTGACAGGGGCGAAATATACGGGAAGCATCCCATTGGAAGGGGTGAGCCTGGTGCCTTTGTTTAAGGGGAAATCGCTGGATAGAGGAAAAGCTATTTGCTGGGAGCATGAAATGAATAAAGCGGTACGCCTCGGTGACTGGAAACTGGTATCTAAAGGAGAATTACTAAAAGATAAAGAACATTATAAAGAGGGGAAATGGGAGTTGTATAATATGAAAAAGGATAGAAGTGAGCTACATGACCTGTCAGAACTCTATCCGGAAAAGGTACAGGAATTAAGCGCTATCTGGAACGCCTACGCAAGACGGGTGGGAGTATTACCCGCACCGTGGAAACCATTGTTAGATTTAAACTAA